One Bacillota bacterium genomic window, AATTCGACCGATCCATGTTCTAGGAGACCCCGGAGGGAACGCACGAAATCAAGGTAGATTCGCCGCCTCTCCATTGCAAACTGGGTCTTCAATCCAAAAAGGTACCAAGCATAGCCCGTTGCTGCCGCCCCGAAGAGTGCCCCGAGCAAGGCTGAAAACGCGCTCACCCAACCTCCTGGCACGGTGTATTCCCTCCTCCAGGGTAGGAGCTTAATCACATTGGTCCCATAACCGACGCAAGTTCTCGCTACTAACGCCTCGACGGGTCCTCTATCTTCGCCCCCAAGTGCATCGTGGCAGCGATCGGCAGCCAAGTAGTGTGGAACTAGCGAGTGAAGTCGGGCGGGGGCGCTACCTAATGAGACCGGTCGACCGCGACCCCTTCCAGTAAGGAGCAACCCCACCTTGGCTGACGGGCAACAGCCGGCCTTGCGGTCTTGACATGAGGTTAACCTCAACCCTCGTAACCGATCCCCCCACTATGGGCCCCGATGAGACCCGCCCTCCACCTGATAATCAATGAATTGGAGTTCGCCCCGCGGAACAGATGGAAAACTAAGCTTGCCGCCAGTCACTCTCTCAACGGCTTTCTGCAGCAGATGTTCCACTCGGCTTACCAGATCCCTGACTTCAAAGCGCGTCTTTGCCTGGTGTCCCACCCCACCGTGCACGAGGGCAGAGCGAAGAGGCCAGATCTGTCCTGCTAGGTTTGGATCCTCGCCGAGCGCTATGCACATGCTCGCAAGATACTCACGCTCGCTCGGCTTAAGCACCCGTTTCGCACCACAACGGGGACACTCCGTCTCGCGCACGGGGGCACCATCTCTAAAGTGGTGGGTAGCGATTATCGTACATGCTATTACCAAGCCCAGGAACTTGTCGTAGGGGTGCTCATCCGCCAGCGCCTTGCGAGTCCACACTAAAGCGCGCAGCACGGAACCCTCGATCTGACCCGACAGGGCGTCGGTAGCGACGCGCGCCGGGGGTCGGATGATCTGGCCTGACTCGGGCGCATATGTGAGGGACTGCGAAATACCTGACGTTCTCGGGTTCCTCAGAGCCACGTCCTTCAGCCGCACCTGCAACGGTTCCCACATCGCCACGCTAAGCCGAGCGGCCACCCTCTCGATGCAGTCTGAAGCCAACGCCCAGATTTCTTTGCGAACGTCAAAGCTGGCGTCCCCCATATGTTCTACCTCACATACGAGTTCACAACGGTCAGAGTTCTCTTGCCCCGGCATGAGCTTAATCGTCCTGAGTGCAGGATGCACGTCTCTCCCTGGCACAGTAACTGCTTGGTCCGCCATCGCACAACCAATCAGTTCGGCCCGGGCAACCCACACATCCACGCTCATCACCTCCCCAGGGCCGAAAGACCACTATTGACATGCGTACCAGGATTTGCCTCCGCCTTCACTCAACACAATTCGCTCAAACCCCCTCTTCCCCGGCCTGCGTACCCCAGGAGCGGAGCGCTACCACAGTCATTCCGGCGGCGTGGGGCTACCAACCGTTTGCCTCGCGTCCGACCGGGTCCGAAGCACGCTGCCCTCCGAGGCGACCTCTTCGGCGTGGGCGGGGCCTACCGCCACCTCCATGCACAGGGAAGGTCGATAGCCGTCGCGCGCCATCCCGAGGTGGCGGCACGGGCGAGGCCACGCGCTTGTGAGGAGCCTGCCCACCATCCGCGCGCCCGATCCATCGTCAGCCTGGCCGGACAATTGACCGATGTGGGCAAACCCTTCTAGAGGGTCACAGGGAACCCACACGAGCGAACCTTACCGTAACGAAACCAGGTATGGTCTTACACCGATCACCGCATCAACGACACAAGCCGATCACGCTGTTGCCGTTCACCTTGAGGCACCTAGTGCCGACGGCATGGGTCTAGGTCTCATGTTGGTCTGTCCTCAATATACCAACCGTACTTCTCGGCTCGCCGCCTGAACGCGTCCTCGCCACCTTCCATAATTCGCTTCACAGCATCCCTGACTTCGAGGAGATCTACGGCTCCCTGTGCTAAGATACCAGCCTTTCCCTCGCGCACGTCCATAGCGACGATGAGTTCTGCATCGCCAAGAACCGGGATGTTGGGGTTGTGGGTCGCAACTACAATCTGACGCTTTGCCTTGGCGCCCCTCAGGATTTTAACTATATCCTCGTATATGAACCGGTTGTCCAGATCATCCTCCGGTTGGTCGATTATCAGGAGCCGATCTGCTTGTGCTAGAATCAACAGCAGCATGGCTGTGGCGCGTTGCCCTCCCGAAAGCCATTCCAGGGGGAGGTCGGAACCGTCCACAGTCATCAGGATGTCCACGCGGTCGTCAGGAGACAATAACTGTAGTTCGAAAAGGCGTTCGGGTTGCGCGTTGAGCCAACTGGCCACTTGATTAGCCCTTGCCGGCGTCAGGCCAAATTGCTTTTCGAGTTCCGCGGCACCCTTCTCGGCTGCCTCCGCAATCGCCTGACCATCTACATTCCGTCCCTCTCGGTGACAAATACCCTCAAGCGTCTTACGATCAACGCCAGAACCCTGGAAGAATGAGACCAGTCGGTCCACAAAGGCTTCTGTCTGGCCCTTGTAGTCCACGCGAACCTTGACGGAGCCTCCGATCTTCTTGGTTATCTCTTCCGCTTCACTCC contains:
- a CDS encoding ABC transporter ATP-binding protein; its protein translation is TERRLREIEHEIEIYRREGLVEKLREAILLSQDEERLKRMKSSVEQAFSLWSASKERLQSQLMQGLILAGQAESVNKAILQKAADEITGLRDRLMGLVSEGEEHFRTAISALSALAVRWGQERQTVDEVIERVKQELGVHRLDPERLDELVREQTRLRGRLQEVEAFERDKEAKLRIRRGLLRQYRDIRHDIFELRRSEAEEITKKIGGSVKVRVDYKGQTEAFVDRLVSFFQGSGVDRKTLEGICHREGRNVDGQAIAEAAEKGAAELEKQFGLTPARANQVASWLNAQPERLFELQLLSPDDRVDILMTVDGSDLPLEWLSGGQRATAMLLLILAQADRLLIIDQPEDDLDNRFIYEDIVKILRGAKAKRQIVVATHNPNIPVLGDAELIVAMDVREGKAGILAQGAVDLLEVRDAVKRIMEGGEDAFRRRAEKYGWYIEDRPT